From a single Oxalobacter vibrioformis genomic region:
- the hrpA gene encoding ATP-dependent RNA helicase HrpA, whose product MTATQISKKNRRFPAQTQADNLQTGFRNPVPPVIYPEELPVSLKRDEIAAALDANQVIIVCGETGSGKTTQLPKICLELGRGTKGLIGHTQPRRIAASATARRIASELGTPLGENVGYKIRFTDKLSRGASVKLMTDGILLAETQGDRLLKQYDTIIIDEAHERSLNIDFLLGYLKQLLPKRPDLKLIITSATIDAERFARHFGSAGNPAPIIEVSGRLYPVEIRYRPVYDPAFSPSDESGKNGQKTASRAETAREQRNLIEAIAEAVDEVVRIGSGDILIFLPGEREIRDTADVLRRRHPPHVEILPLFARLSAQEQEKIFRLTNARRIVLATNVAETSLTVPGIRFVIDPGLARIKRYSYRNKVEQLHIEPISQAAANQRAGRCGRVASGICIRLYEEQDFTLRPEYTTPEILRSSLASVILRMQALRLGDVETFPFLEPPLKRAIADGYQLLQELGALDELNQMTAVGQQLSRLPLDPRIGRMILAARDQQSLTEVLIIAAALSTQDPRERPLDAQEAADNAHQKFVEPRSEFMSYLKIWNWFNDAVKNKKSNKQLQETCRASFLSQLRLREWRDVHSQLLALVHEQGWRLNETPATYEQLHLALLTGLLGNIGCKADDGAYYLGARGIRFYLWPGSTLGKKAGRWVMAAELVETTRLYARCLSQIQPEWLERVGRHLLKKSWGEPRWEKRPAQVSAYERATLYGLVVYSQRRTHYGPVNPVESREIFIRDALAGGDFETRAPFFAHNQRLLREIENLEHKSRRADVLVDDELIAAFYDKHLPKDVYNGISFEKWHKDIAANTPKLLYLNKDDLMRHEAAGITTDFFPKQLKLAGTDMALSYHFEPGNVRDGVTLAVPLYALNQLSAERCEWLVPGMLKEKTHQLLKSLPQRLRRRCVPLPDYASRFCDRINETDRFGKGPLLDALIADIREQTGLTPKTEDFRLETLLPHLFMNFRVVDENGRMLEMARNIATLQAQFGGKARESFQQLAEDNPIRAIEPSKEKNGQGKTPSANAIPPENLPIHHEKLTSWNFGELPELLEISRGKQSLIGYPALVDKETHCEIEVFDEPAIAEQTHRAGLRRLFSLQLKDQMKFLAKNIPDLQKMGMQYLALGTQEELRDRILQAALDAAFMQAPLPANETGFATRIGEGKARIGLLVNEIARLASQILTEYAQLQRKLQGIKAHENALTDMRSQLATLLGKNFLTENDPARLAHFPRYLKAASVRIDKLRTDPARDTRLMADWQAVASPWQRTWRERQKSGGIIDPKMQDFRWMLEELRVSLFAQELRTPMPVSVKRLQKVWESMQR is encoded by the coding sequence ATGACAGCAACTCAAATCAGTAAAAAAAATCGCCGTTTCCCTGCACAGACGCAAGCCGATAACCTTCAAACCGGTTTTCGCAATCCGGTTCCTCCTGTTATCTACCCGGAAGAACTCCCGGTTTCTCTCAAGCGAGACGAGATTGCGGCTGCGCTGGACGCTAATCAGGTCATCATTGTATGTGGGGAAACCGGCTCGGGCAAAACCACGCAATTGCCAAAGATCTGCCTGGAACTGGGACGCGGTACAAAAGGGCTGATCGGGCATACCCAGCCACGGCGTATTGCGGCAAGTGCAACCGCCAGGCGAATTGCCAGTGAACTCGGCACACCCCTTGGTGAAAACGTCGGCTATAAAATCCGCTTTACTGACAAGCTCAGTCGCGGTGCCTCCGTCAAACTGATGACAGACGGTATTTTGCTTGCAGAAACACAAGGCGACCGTCTACTCAAACAATATGACACCATCATCATCGACGAAGCGCATGAACGCAGCCTGAATATTGATTTTTTGCTGGGTTACTTAAAGCAGCTTTTGCCAAAACGCCCGGACCTGAAACTCATTATCACCTCGGCAACCATTGATGCCGAACGCTTTGCCAGGCATTTCGGATCAGCAGGCAATCCGGCACCGATCATTGAGGTATCAGGCCGACTTTACCCGGTGGAAATCCGCTACCGGCCAGTATACGATCCCGCATTTTCGCCATCCGATGAATCCGGAAAAAACGGACAAAAAACGGCCAGCCGGGCTGAAACCGCCAGAGAGCAGCGTAACCTGATTGAAGCCATTGCCGAAGCCGTTGATGAAGTGGTCCGTATCGGGTCAGGCGATATCCTGATTTTTCTTCCGGGGGAACGGGAAATCCGGGATACAGCCGATGTCCTCAGGCGGCGCCACCCGCCCCATGTGGAAATCCTGCCGCTTTTTGCGCGCCTGTCTGCCCAGGAGCAGGAAAAAATCTTCCGCCTGACCAATGCCCGCAGAATCGTGCTGGCAACCAATGTGGCAGAAACCTCTTTGACCGTGCCGGGTATCCGTTTTGTCATCGACCCCGGCCTGGCCCGCATCAAGCGCTACAGTTATCGGAACAAGGTTGAGCAGCTTCATATCGAACCCATTTCCCAGGCCGCCGCAAACCAGCGTGCCGGGCGATGCGGGCGTGTTGCCTCCGGTATTTGCATTCGCCTGTATGAGGAGCAGGACTTTACCTTGCGCCCTGAATACACCACACCGGAAATCCTGCGCTCATCACTGGCTTCCGTTATCCTGCGCATGCAAGCCTTGAGACTCGGGGATGTCGAAACCTTTCCCTTTCTTGAGCCACCTTTAAAACGCGCCATCGCAGATGGTTACCAGCTCCTGCAGGAGCTGGGTGCATTAGATGAGTTAAACCAAATGACAGCGGTAGGGCAGCAACTGTCCAGACTGCCGCTTGATCCGCGAATCGGCCGTATGATCCTGGCGGCAAGAGATCAGCAGAGTCTGACAGAAGTGCTCATCATTGCCGCCGCACTCTCCACCCAGGACCCCAGGGAAAGGCCGCTGGACGCGCAGGAAGCCGCTGACAACGCGCATCAGAAATTTGTTGAACCCCGCTCGGAATTTATGAGCTACCTCAAAATCTGGAACTGGTTCAATGATGCCGTCAAAAACAAGAAATCCAACAAACAACTGCAGGAAACCTGCCGTGCCAGCTTTCTGTCACAACTACGTCTGCGGGAATGGCGTGATGTGCATTCCCAATTGCTGGCGCTGGTGCATGAACAGGGATGGCGTCTCAATGAGACACCGGCCACCTATGAACAGCTTCATCTGGCCTTGCTGACCGGTCTTTTGGGCAATATCGGCTGCAAGGCCGATGACGGGGCTTACTATCTGGGCGCGCGCGGCATCCGTTTTTATCTCTGGCCTGGCTCAACCCTGGGCAAAAAGGCCGGAAGATGGGTGATGGCGGCAGAACTGGTGGAAACCACCCGCCTTTACGCCCGCTGTCTGTCACAAATCCAGCCGGAATGGCTGGAACGGGTAGGCCGTCACCTGCTGAAAAAATCCTGGGGAGAACCCCGATGGGAAAAACGCCCCGCCCAGGTATCGGCATATGAACGGGCAACGCTTTATGGCCTGGTTGTCTACAGCCAGCGGCGCACGCACTATGGTCCAGTCAACCCGGTTGAGTCACGTGAAATTTTTATCCGCGATGCGCTGGCAGGCGGAGACTTTGAAACACGCGCCCCCTTCTTTGCCCATAACCAGCGACTGCTCCGGGAAATTGAAAATCTGGAGCACAAATCGCGACGGGCGGATGTGCTGGTGGATGATGAGTTAATCGCTGCTTTTTATGATAAACATCTGCCCAAAGATGTCTATAACGGCATCAGCTTTGAAAAATGGCACAAGGATATCGCAGCCAACACACCGAAACTGCTGTATCTGAACAAAGACGATCTCATGCGGCATGAGGCCGCCGGCATCACAACGGATTTTTTCCCCAAACAATTAAAGCTGGCCGGCACGGACATGGCGCTTTCTTATCATTTCGAGCCTGGCAATGTCAGGGATGGGGTGACACTTGCCGTACCGCTTTATGCACTCAACCAGTTATCTGCCGAGCGTTGCGAATGGCTCGTGCCCGGCATGCTCAAAGAAAAAACGCACCAGTTGCTCAAATCCCTTCCGCAACGGCTGCGCCGTCGATGTGTTCCCCTGCCGGATTATGCTTCCCGCTTCTGTGACCGCATCAACGAAACCGATCGTTTCGGGAAAGGCCCCCTTCTGGATGCGCTCATTGCCGACATACGGGAACAGACAGGCCTCACCCCGAAAACCGAGGATTTCCGGCTCGAAACACTGCTGCCACATCTCTTCATGAATTTTCGTGTTGTGGATGAAAACGGGCGTATGCTGGAAATGGCGCGCAATATTGCGACACTCCAGGCGCAATTTGGAGGCAAAGCCAGGGAAAGCTTTCAGCAACTGGCTGAAGACAATCCCATTCGGGCGATTGAACCATCGAAAGAAAAAAACGGCCAGGGAAAAACTCCTTCTGCCAACGCCATCCCGCCAGAAAACCTGCCGATACACCATGAAAAACTCACCTCCTGGAATTTTGGCGAATTGCCCGAACTCCTGGAAATCTCCCGAGGGAAACAATCGCTGATCGGCTATCCGGCGCTGGTGGACAAGGAAACCCATTGTGAAATCGAGGTATTTGATGAACCGGCCATTGCCGAACAAACCCACCGTGCAGGCCTTCGCCGCCTCTTTTCGCTGCAGTTGAAAGACCAGATGAAATTCCTGGCAAAAAACATTCCGGACCTGCAGAAAATGGGCATGCAGTATCTTGCATTGGGCACCCAGGAAGAATTGCGCGACCGTATCCTGCAGGCGGCCCTGGATGCCGCTTTCATGCAGGCGCCGCTCCCGGCAAATGAAACCGGATTTGCCACCCGGATCGGGGAAGGCAAGGCAAGAATAGGCCTCCTTGTCAACGAAATCGCCCGGTTGGCATCGCAGATTCTCACCGAATACGCCCAGTTGCAACGCAAGCTACAAGGCATCAAGGCACATGAAAATGCCCTGACCGACATGCGAAGCCAACTGGCAACCCTGCTCGGCAAAAACTTCCTGACAGAAAATGATCCGGCACGACTGGCCCACTTCCCGCGTTACCTGAAAGCCGCCAGTGTCCGTATTGACAAGCTCCGTACCGATCCGGCACGCGATACCCGCCTTATGGCTGACTGGCAGGCCGTAGCTTCCCCCTGGCAGCGCACATGGCGTGAACGGCAGAAATCAGGCGGCATCATCGACCCGAAAATGCAGGATTTCAGATGGATGCTGGAAGAGTTGCGGGTTTCACTTTTTGCGCAGGAACTGCGTACGCCTATGCCCGTTTCCGTCAAACGGCTTCAGAAAGTCTGGGAATCGATGCAGCGTTAG
- the argA gene encoding amino-acid N-acetyltransferase yields MEDSMQFVNWLRSVAPYIHSFRGQTFVVAFPGELVRSGALSTLVHDISLLHALGIKVVIVHGSRPQVEEQLALRQVDGGSFHNGTLITDPAALECAKEATGELRLDIEAAFSQGLPNTPMAHAEIQIISGNFITATPLGVLDGVDMQLTGKTRKVAFDSIQRILDAGDLVLLPPLGFSPTGEIFSLRMEDVAMSAALALHAHKLIFVTETPLMTNAAGEEIREITPPQAEILLNSGHLSEAAAGYLRFASKACIGGVPRAHIVPYAMDGSALLELFTHDGVGTMITYENIDVLREATIQDVGSILKLIEPYEEDGTLVKRGRELLEQEIGNFSVMEHDGVIFGCAALYPFPAEKMAEMACLIVDQEVQEEGEGERILIHIENRARAMGLTHLFILTTQTAHWFLRRGFVYASVNELPKDRQHIYNWQRKSQVLIKKL; encoded by the coding sequence ATGGAAGATTCCATGCAGTTTGTGAACTGGTTGCGTTCGGTCGCACCGTATATTCACTCCTTCAGGGGGCAGACTTTTGTTGTGGCTTTTCCGGGGGAACTGGTTCGATCGGGTGCGCTGTCCACGCTGGTACACGATATTTCGCTTTTGCATGCCCTGGGTATCAAGGTGGTTATTGTGCATGGCTCCCGTCCGCAAGTGGAAGAGCAGCTCGCCTTGCGGCAAGTGGATGGCGGCTCATTTCATAATGGAACGCTGATTACGGATCCTGCCGCGCTGGAATGCGCCAAGGAAGCAACGGGTGAATTGCGTCTTGATATAGAGGCGGCTTTCAGCCAGGGATTGCCCAATACGCCGATGGCGCATGCTGAAATCCAGATTATTTCCGGCAATTTCATTACGGCCACGCCGCTTGGTGTTTTAGATGGTGTCGATATGCAGTTGACAGGCAAGACGAGAAAGGTGGCGTTTGACAGTATCCAGCGGATTTTAGATGCCGGTGATCTTGTCCTCTTGCCCCCGCTGGGTTTTTCACCAACAGGCGAAATTTTCAGCCTGAGGATGGAAGATGTGGCCATGTCTGCGGCATTGGCACTGCATGCACATAAGCTTATATTTGTCACCGAGACACCCCTTATGACCAATGCGGCAGGAGAGGAAATTCGTGAGATCACGCCACCGCAGGCAGAAATTCTTTTGAATTCGGGTCATCTTTCCGAGGCCGCTGCCGGTTATTTGCGTTTTGCATCGAAGGCGTGCATTGGCGGTGTGCCCAGAGCGCATATTGTGCCTTATGCCATGGATGGCTCTGCTTTGCTGGAGCTTTTCACCCACGATGGTGTCGGGACCATGATTACGTATGAAAATATTGATGTCCTGCGTGAAGCAACGATCCAGGATGTCGGCAGTATCCTTAAGCTGATTGAGCCTTATGAGGAAGATGGTACGTTGGTGAAACGGGGGCGTGAGCTTCTGGAGCAGGAAATCGGCAATTTTTCCGTCATGGAGCATGACGGGGTGATTTTTGGCTGTGCCGCTCTTTATCCTTTCCCCGCTGAAAAGATGGCGGAAATGGCCTGTCTTATTGTGGATCAGGAAGTACAGGAAGAAGGCGAGGGGGAGCGTATCCTGATTCATATTGAAAACCGGGCCAGAGCAATGGGGCTGACCCATCTCTTTATCCTGACCACCCAGACGGCACACTGGTTTTTGCGGCGCGGTTTTGTCTATGCAAGTGTCAATGAGTTGCCGAAAGACCGCCAGCATATTTACAATTGGCAGCGAAAATCCCAGGTTCTGATCAAAAAATTGTAA
- a CDS encoding bifunctional transcriptional activator/DNA repair enzyme AdaA, with the protein MLTEDEMWSAVQNCDDRFDGVFYYAVVTTGIFCRPSCKSRKPVRGNTLFFVTPEVAAVESYRPCKRCRPDIPGYEPTKIIAEKARKQIDQAFTEPGSLPQLLGKLGVTQDHLALLFKRQYGITLHEYRSRLRVEKAGKMLRETEASVATIVHECGFGSLSSFYSLFKKYTGMTPTAYRIVPGRKKSRE; encoded by the coding sequence ATGCTGACCGAAGACGAGATGTGGTCAGCGGTACAGAATTGTGATGATCGTTTTGACGGCGTTTTTTATTATGCCGTGGTGACGACAGGCATCTTTTGTCGCCCCTCCTGTAAATCACGAAAACCTGTACGGGGCAATACGCTTTTCTTTGTCACGCCTGAGGTGGCCGCTGTCGAGAGTTATCGGCCGTGCAAACGCTGCCGCCCGGATATTCCCGGCTATGAACCCACAAAAATAATAGCGGAAAAAGCCAGAAAACAAATTGATCAAGCGTTTACAGAGCCAGGTTCTCTCCCCCAACTGCTGGGCAAACTAGGTGTCACGCAGGACCACCTGGCTCTCCTTTTTAAACGGCAGTATGGCATCACCCTGCACGAGTATCGCAGTCGCTTACGTGTTGAAAAAGCCGGGAAAATGCTGAGGGAGACAGAGGCTTCTGTTGCCACGATTGTCCATGAGTGCGGATTTGGCAGCCTGTCTTCGTTTTACAGCCTGTTCAAAAAATATACCGGTATGACGCCGACAGCCTATCGTATTGTCCCGGGCAGGAAAAAATCGCGGGAATAA
- a CDS encoding thioredoxin family protein: MDIQIFGHNTAKSAALTRQCQLAAAKKGNDISVRKIANRDKLSELGTDELPVLAIDDIIKSAGRIPARHEIESWIDKITSAQHRVLH; the protein is encoded by the coding sequence ATGGATATACAAATATTCGGGCACAATACCGCAAAATCAGCGGCTCTCACCAGACAGTGTCAATTGGCTGCGGCAAAAAAAGGAAACGACATCTCTGTCAGAAAAATTGCGAATCGTGACAAGCTCAGCGAACTGGGCACTGACGAGCTGCCTGTGCTGGCCATTGACGATATTATCAAATCCGCCGGACGCATTCCTGCCCGGCATGAAATCGAGTCCTGGATTGACAAAATCACCTCCGCACAACATCGGGTTCTTCACTGA
- a CDS encoding permease — protein sequence MTIQDKRKTIPISSGCPSSLQATDQQDPQGKSWHVRYLVSVGLGATIWGMAYAGIHPATQWLVHDLFGMAPDSPLGQSLAFFLYDTVKIFLLLVMMVYIIAWLRAALSLEKIRNFLVGRGRAAGYFMGSGFGAVTPFCSCSSIPLFLGFTTARIPVGVSMAFLITSPIINEIAIVLLWELLGWKFTLVYLLIGMLAGVLGGFLMDMVHAERWLQPFLRKAQERLPAVKTIPIHATATVIKPGLRQRHTFAWHETRDIVMRVWLWIIIGVAIGAVLHGYVPETWLSHYLGKGEWWTVPFSVMVGIPLYANVTAIIPVMQSLLQKGLPVGTTLAFCMSAVAASLPEILMLKQVMKAKLLCLFLCYLLFIFTLTGWLLNLCGRWVL from the coding sequence ATGACGATACAGGATAAAAGAAAAACCATTCCGATCAGCAGTGGCTGTCCCTCGTCTCTCCAGGCAACCGATCAGCAGGACCCGCAGGGAAAGTCCTGGCATGTGCGCTATCTGGTTTCTGTCGGGCTTGGGGCCACTATCTGGGGCATGGCTTATGCCGGTATTCATCCGGCGACCCAGTGGCTGGTTCATGACCTGTTCGGCATGGCACCCGATTCACCCTTGGGGCAATCCCTGGCTTTTTTCCTCTATGACACCGTCAAAATCTTTCTTCTGCTCGTCATGATGGTATATATCATTGCATGGCTTCGTGCCGCATTATCGCTGGAAAAAATCAGAAATTTCCTGGTTGGGCGCGGGCGGGCTGCCGGCTATTTCATGGGGTCGGGTTTTGGTGCTGTCACCCCGTTTTGTTCCTGTTCAAGCATCCCTTTATTCCTGGGCTTTACCACAGCACGCATTCCAGTCGGTGTGAGCATGGCCTTTCTGATCACTTCTCCGATTATCAATGAAATTGCGATTGTCCTGCTGTGGGAACTGCTGGGATGGAAATTCACGCTGGTATATCTCCTCATTGGTATGCTGGCAGGTGTACTGGGCGGTTTTTTGATGGATATGGTGCACGCTGAACGCTGGCTGCAGCCTTTTCTGAGAAAAGCACAGGAAAGACTGCCTGCAGTCAAAACTATCCCCATCCATGCAACGGCTACTGTGATAAAACCCGGCCTTCGCCAGCGCCATACTTTTGCATGGCATGAAACCCGGGATATCGTCATGCGTGTCTGGCTGTGGATCATCATCGGGGTTGCAATTGGCGCCGTATTACATGGCTATGTGCCAGAAACCTGGCTTTCACATTATCTGGGAAAGGGAGAATGGTGGACAGTGCCGTTTTCTGTCATGGTCGGTATCCCGCTTTATGCCAATGTCACCGCCATTATTCCTGTCATGCAAAGCCTGCTGCAAAAAGGACTTCCTGTCGGCACCACCCTGGCGTTCTGCATGAGTGCGGTTGCAGCCAGCCTTCCGGAAATTCTGATGTTAAAGCAGGTCATGAAAGCGAAACTGTTGTGCCTGTTTTTATGCTACCTGCTGTTTATTTTTACGTTGACAGGATGGCTGCTCAACCTGTGTGGCAGATGGGTTCTGTGA
- a CDS encoding ArsR/SmtB family transcription factor: protein METQKAAVLFEALSSDIRLDVFRLLVKNAPDGLVAGEIARQLDIPSTNLSFHLKVIMHAGLVSMEKEGRFVRYRANIPLMLDMIGFLTEQCCSENPEVCQAFRDESGVSLLLFQKKNTP, encoded by the coding sequence ATGGAAACCCAAAAAGCCGCTGTATTATTTGAAGCCCTTTCTTCTGACATCCGGCTGGATGTCTTCAGGCTGCTTGTCAAGAATGCGCCGGATGGGCTGGTAGCCGGAGAGATTGCCCGCCAATTGGATATCCCGTCTACCAACCTGTCTTTTCATCTGAAAGTCATCATGCATGCCGGGCTGGTCAGTATGGAAAAAGAAGGCCGTTTCGTGCGCTACCGGGCCAATATTCCTCTCATGCTGGACATGATTGGCTTTCTGACAGAGCAATGCTGTTCAGAAAACCCGGAAGTCTGCCAGGCATTCAGGGACGAAAGCGGCGTATCTCTCCTGCTTTTCCAGAAAAAAAACACACCATAG
- a CDS encoding DUF488 domain-containing protein, with protein sequence MEIVIKRAYEPVSADDGFRVLIDRLWPRGLSKEKAHIDFWDKHIAPSTELRKWFNHEPGKFTEFTRRYEAELKEETEALGELKEKVRGQKKVSLIYGAKDPEINHARVLQAYLRKQWK encoded by the coding sequence ATGGAAATTGTGATCAAGCGGGCCTATGAGCCTGTTTCAGCCGATGATGGTTTCCGGGTACTGATCGACAGGTTATGGCCCCGCGGACTGTCAAAGGAAAAGGCGCATATTGATTTCTGGGACAAGCATATTGCGCCTTCCACGGAATTGCGAAAATGGTTCAACCATGAACCGGGCAAATTTACGGAATTCACCCGCCGCTATGAGGCAGAGCTGAAAGAGGAAACTGAAGCACTGGGTGAACTGAAGGAAAAGGTCAGAGGGCAGAAAAAGGTCTCGCTGATTTATGGTGCAAAAGACCCGGAAATCAACCACGCCCGCGTATTGCAGGCGTACTTGCGAAAACAATGGAAATAA
- the proC gene encoding pyrroline-5-carboxylate reductase, with amino-acid sequence MNIGFLGAGNMATSIIRGMLASGFTKPQNIYATARDQEKLKRFAEATRINICADNEQLVEVADVLMLSIKPDMFDILLPPLSRAVAKKNPLVVSVAAGTSMEKIGVLLGGVGSLPIVRVIPSINVEIGQSMTGICCNRIVSEEQSRFVFALFDTLGRTMAIEESQFGVFSAVACASPAFVFMFIEALARGGLKGGMSMRDALIAAAQAVMGSAQFVLECKEHPAVLMDRVTSPGGTTIAGVMALEEDALRASVMRAVDAVGKRDAELLQK; translated from the coding sequence ATGAATATTGGTTTTCTGGGTGCAGGCAATATGGCCACATCCATCATCAGGGGCATGCTGGCCTCCGGTTTTACCAAACCGCAGAATATTTATGCAACCGCAAGAGATCAGGAAAAACTGAAACGCTTTGCCGAGGCAACGCGCATTAATATCTGTGCAGACAATGAGCAACTGGTTGAGGTTGCCGATGTGCTGATGTTGTCAATCAAGCCGGATATGTTTGATATACTGCTGCCGCCCCTTTCCAGGGCGGTGGCAAAGAAAAACCCGCTCGTGGTATCCGTTGCTGCAGGTACGTCAATGGAAAAAATCGGCGTTCTTCTGGGTGGTGTGGGCTCGCTGCCGATTGTGCGTGTGATTCCCAGTATCAATGTCGAAATCGGCCAGAGTATGACGGGTATCTGCTGTAACCGGATTGTGTCGGAAGAGCAATCCCGTTTTGTTTTTGCGCTTTTTGATACGCTGGGCAGGACCATGGCGATCGAGGAGTCCCAGTTTGGCGTGTTTTCGGCGGTTGCCTGCGCATCCCCGGCATTTGTTTTCATGTTTATTGAAGCGCTGGCACGAGGCGGCCTGAAAGGGGGCATGTCGATGCGGGATGCACTGATTGCGGCTGCGCAGGCTGTCATGGGCAGTGCTCAGTTTGTCCTGGAATGCAAAGAGCATCCGGCGGTCCTGATGGACCGGGTAACGTCACCAGGCGGAACAACGATTGCGGGTGTCATGGCGCTGGAAGAGGACGCTTTGCGTGCCAGTGTGATGCGGGCCGTCGATGCCGTCGGGAAACGTGACGCTGAATTGCTTCAGAAATAA
- a CDS encoding oxidative damage protection protein has translation MARMIYCAKLQKEVEGLDYPPYPGELGKRIYENISKEAWDAWIRQQTMLVNEYRLNMMDPHARKLLAEQMEKFLFGEGAEEVPNYVPPGEK, from the coding sequence ATGGCAAGAATGATTTATTGCGCCAAGCTGCAAAAAGAGGTGGAGGGGCTGGATTATCCCCCTTATCCCGGTGAGCTGGGCAAGCGTATTTATGAAAATATCTCAAAAGAGGCGTGGGATGCCTGGATTCGTCAGCAGACCATGCTCGTTAACGAATATCGTCTGAATATGATGGATCCGCATGCCAGGAAGCTTTTGGCCGAGCAGATGGAAAAATTTCTCTTTGGCGAGGGGGCCGAGGAAGTACCGAATTACGTGCCCCCTGGTGAAAAGTAA
- a CDS encoding Hsp20/alpha crystallin family protein has translation MLDSIKQASKNIGRELNRAWENLSDGWRELLSRSNNSLTHFEPGMMDGQLEDEANLNFPRWGLIASEVEETASDIIVRIEIPGVEKQDCTIRVEGSTLIISGEKRFARESAESHYHAMERAYGVFERRIALLRHVDAEKATANAINGVLLIRLPKAATDTVRDIPIN, from the coding sequence ATGCTGGATTCAATCAAACAGGCAAGTAAAAATATTGGTCGTGAGCTGAACCGGGCCTGGGAAAACCTGTCCGATGGCTGGCGTGAACTGTTAAGCCGCAGCAATAATTCACTGACCCATTTTGAGCCGGGTATGATGGATGGACAGCTCGAAGACGAGGCGAACCTGAATTTTCCGCGCTGGGGGCTGATTGCCAGTGAAGTGGAAGAAACGGCCAGCGACATTATTGTGCGTATTGAAATCCCGGGGGTGGAAAAACAGGACTGCACGATCCGGGTGGAAGGCAGTACGCTGATCATCAGCGGAGAAAAGCGTTTTGCCCGTGAAAGTGCTGAAAGCCATTACCATGCCATGGAGCGGGCGTATGGTGTTTTTGAACGCCGGATTGCCCTGCTGCGTCATGTGGATGCGGAAAAAGCCACGGCCAATGCCATCAACGGGGTACTGCTGATCCGCCTGCCCAAGGCGGCGACGGATACTGTCAGGGATATCCCGATTAACTGA
- a CDS encoding YbhB/YbcL family Raf kinase inhibitor-like protein: MSFKLSSPAFAHNEMMPALYTCEGPNISPPLEWTAPPAGTKSIVLIVDDPDAPDPEAPKMTWVHWVLYNMPPAPGTLPEGIVNKDLPAGTLVGINDRKNAGYNGPCPPIGTHRYFHKIYALDTVLPDMGNATKAEVVEKMEGHVLAQSEIIGLYILQNKDK, from the coding sequence ATGTCATTCAAACTGTCATCCCCCGCTTTTGCTCATAATGAAATGATGCCTGCGCTTTATACTTGCGAAGGCCCGAATATTTCACCGCCTTTAGAGTGGACAGCGCCGCCTGCCGGCACCAAAAGTATCGTCCTGATTGTTGATGATCCTGATGCGCCGGATCCAGAAGCGCCAAAGATGACATGGGTACACTGGGTACTCTACAATATGCCGCCAGCACCAGGCACGCTGCCAGAAGGTATTGTAAACAAGGATTTGCCGGCCGGTACGCTGGTGGGCATCAATGACCGGAAAAATGCCGGGTATAACGGGCCTTGTCCGCCGATTGGCACGCATCGCTATTTCCACAAGATTTATGCGCTGGACACCGTCCTGCCGGACATGGGCAATGCCACCAAGGCTGAAGTCGTTGAAAAAATGGAAGGCCATGTGCTGGCCCAGTCTGAAATTATCGGTTTGTATATTCTGCAGAACAAGGATAAGTAA